In Litorilinea aerophila, the following proteins share a genomic window:
- a CDS encoding AbrB/MazE/SpoVT family DNA-binding domain-containing protein: MRTRVQKWGNSLAVRLPKAFAEEIHIEENTWVELTLVDGKLTITPVQDSPVSLEELLAGVTEENIHTEFDFGAPQGTEIW; the protein is encoded by the coding sequence ATGAGAACCCGGGTCCAAAAATGGGGAAATAGTTTGGCCGTGCGCCTCCCCAAAGCCTTTGCAGAGGAAATTCATATCGAGGAGAACACGTGGGTTGAACTCACCCTGGTGGACGGCAAATTGACCATCACGCCTGTACAGGACTCCCCTGTTTCGTTGGAGGAGCTGCTGGCCGGCGTCACCGAAGAAAACATTCACACTGAGTTCGATTTCGGGGCTCCCCAGGGAACGGAGATCTGGTAG
- a CDS encoding mannonate dehydratase has protein sequence MKLGLGLYRHMLTDENFRFARQAGATHIVAHLTDYFRSEESLSTGSGGESWGLAGDPDRLWTYEEFRDLRQAVNRAGLELAAIENFDPAHWYDVLLDGPRKREQLENLKRMIRDMGRAGIPCMGYNFSIAGVWGRVSGPWARGEAESVAFLGPDGPPETPIPKGMVWNMVYDRNAPPGTLEPITHEQLWARVTEFLQELVPVAEEAGVRLAAHPDDPPMPTLRGTPRLVYQPHYYQKLLDIVPSRANGLEFCIGSLAEMTEGDIYDVVDHYSKQGAICYVHFRNVRGKVPRYYEVFVDEGDVDMVRVVRILHRNGFDGVLIPDHTPQMTCAAPWHAGMAYALGYMRAVIAMVEREAV, from the coding sequence ATGAAGCTTGGACTTGGCCTGTATCGTCACATGTTGACCGATGAGAACTTTCGTTTTGCCCGCCAGGCGGGCGCAACCCACATCGTGGCCCACCTGACCGACTACTTCCGCAGCGAAGAGAGCCTCAGCACCGGCAGCGGCGGCGAGAGTTGGGGCTTGGCGGGCGACCCGGATCGACTCTGGACGTATGAAGAGTTCCGGGATCTGCGCCAGGCGGTGAACCGGGCCGGCCTGGAGTTGGCGGCCATCGAGAATTTCGACCCGGCCCACTGGTATGACGTCTTGCTGGACGGGCCCCGCAAGCGGGAGCAGCTGGAGAACCTCAAGCGCATGATCCGGGATATGGGGCGGGCTGGCATCCCGTGCATGGGCTACAATTTCAGCATCGCCGGCGTCTGGGGGCGGGTGAGCGGCCCGTGGGCCCGAGGCGAGGCCGAGAGCGTGGCCTTCCTGGGCCCGGATGGCCCGCCGGAGACGCCCATCCCCAAGGGCATGGTCTGGAACATGGTCTACGACCGGAACGCACCGCCGGGGACTCTGGAGCCCATCACCCACGAGCAGCTCTGGGCGCGGGTGACCGAGTTCCTGCAGGAGCTGGTGCCCGTGGCCGAGGAAGCAGGTGTGCGCCTGGCTGCCCATCCCGACGACCCGCCCATGCCCACCCTGCGGGGCACGCCCCGTCTGGTCTACCAGCCCCACTACTATCAGAAGCTGCTGGACATCGTCCCCAGCCGGGCCAACGGCCTGGAATTCTGCATCGGCTCCCTGGCGGAGATGACCGAGGGGGACATCTACGACGTGGTGGATCACTACAGCAAGCAGGGCGCCATCTGCTACGTGCACTTCCGCAACGTCAGGGGCAAAGTGCCCCGCTACTACGAAGTCTTCGTGGACGAAGGCGACGTGGACATGGTGCGGGTGGTGCGCATCCTGCACAGGAACGGCTTCGACGGCGTGCTCATCCCCGACCATACGCCCCAGATGACCTGCGCCGCGCCCTGGCACGCGGGCATGGCCTACGCCCTGGGCTACATGCGCGCGGTGATCGCCATGGTGGAGCGGGAAGCGGTGTGA
- a CDS encoding TatD family hydrolase, translated as MLVDAHTHLDHYEPGQLPEVLAEIDRLDVLTLANSLHLDSYRRNLEIARDNPRIVVGLGVHPWHAAAWVERLAELEPYLAAAPFFGEIGLDFHWVEEPATYPAQREVFDFFLAAARELDRPVNLHTKGAEAEILARLDHFGIRRAIIHWYSGPLDPFTALVERGYAFTVGVEVLHSDAIRELARRIPLDQLLTETDGPTGLAWLTGEPGYPHHLVDVLAELARLRGEREEILQEAVAQNAQRLLGLSAHL; from the coding sequence GTGTTGGTGGATGCGCATACCCATCTGGATCATTATGAGCCAGGGCAGTTGCCCGAGGTGCTGGCGGAAATCGACCGGCTGGACGTTCTGACCCTGGCCAACAGCCTGCACCTGGACAGTTATCGACGCAACCTGGAGATCGCCCGGGACAACCCGCGCATTGTGGTGGGCCTGGGGGTGCACCCCTGGCACGCAGCGGCGTGGGTGGAGCGGCTGGCCGAGCTGGAGCCGTACCTGGCGGCAGCGCCCTTCTTCGGCGAAATCGGGCTGGACTTCCACTGGGTGGAGGAGCCCGCCACCTACCCCGCGCAGCGGGAGGTCTTCGACTTTTTTCTGGCTGCAGCCCGGGAGTTGGACAGGCCCGTCAACCTCCATACCAAGGGCGCGGAGGCGGAAATCCTGGCCCGGCTGGACCACTTCGGCATCCGCCGGGCCATCATCCACTGGTACTCCGGCCCCCTGGACCCTTTCACGGCCCTGGTGGAACGGGGCTACGCCTTCACCGTAGGCGTCGAGGTACTCCACAGCGATGCCATCCGGGAGCTGGCCCGCCGCATCCCCCTGGACCAGCTCCTCACAGAGACCGATGGCCCCACCGGGCTGGCGTGGCTCACCGGCGAGCCGGGCTACCCCCACCACCTGGTGGACGTGCTGGCCGAACTGGCCCGTCTGCGGGGCGAACGGGAGGAGATCCTTCAGGAGGCCGTAGCCCAAAATGCGCAGCGCCTGCTGGGCCTGTCTGCCCACCTGTAG
- a CDS encoding META domain-containing protein — MKWLRMFLLGGLVSLWGLGGCVVDAVTLQTSKEVTLYVGPEWVACPDNPDAQCLQVREDPAEAWRVLQSPIEGFDYVPGQQYQLDVVKEAVVTLRVSDQGTVQFPPDQTDVHYRLLAIAGQEKVEPPAVTTAGTATAEGGDAEAPGAETAGRSGELAEGRWTLRRYGPPGSERPVLAYAAIHLEFLPQGDDPALGRIRGRTGCNLFGGVYSLAGERPELMVQKLTRQACPGEAAREQEQRFLAALEDATALEVAPGQLRILYDGGRQVLTFVPMP; from the coding sequence ATGAAGTGGTTGCGGATGTTCTTGCTCGGGGGGCTGGTGAGCCTGTGGGGACTGGGTGGCTGTGTCGTGGACGCGGTGACCTTGCAGACGTCCAAGGAGGTGACCCTGTACGTGGGGCCGGAGTGGGTTGCCTGCCCTGATAACCCGGACGCCCAATGTCTCCAGGTCCGGGAGGATCCCGCAGAGGCATGGCGCGTCCTCCAGAGCCCTATTGAGGGCTTCGACTATGTGCCCGGCCAGCAGTATCAGCTGGATGTGGTGAAAGAGGCGGTGGTGACCCTCCGGGTGTCCGACCAGGGGACCGTCCAGTTCCCGCCAGATCAAACCGACGTCCATTATCGCCTGCTGGCCATCGCCGGCCAGGAAAAGGTGGAGCCGCCGGCGGTCACCACCGCGGGAACCGCGACCGCTGAAGGTGGCGATGCAGAGGCGCCGGGTGCGGAGACAGCCGGTCGCTCAGGTGAGTTGGCCGAAGGCCGCTGGACGCTGCGGCGCTATGGCCCGCCGGGCAGCGAACGGCCGGTGCTGGCGTACGCGGCGATCCACCTGGAGTTCCTGCCCCAGGGGGACGATCCCGCGCTGGGGCGGATCCGGGGGCGGACGGGCTGCAATCTCTTCGGAGGTGTCTACAGCCTGGCCGGCGAGCGCCCTGAATTGATGGTGCAAAAATTGACCCGCCAGGCCTGCCCGGGGGAGGCGGCCCGGGAGCAGGAGCAGCGTTTTCTGGCCGCCCTGGAGGATGCCACGGCCCTGGAGGTGGCGCCGGGCCAGCTTCGCATCCTGTACGATGGGGGGCGGCAGGTTTTGACCTTTGTACCCATGCCATAA
- a CDS encoding SDR family NAD(P)-dependent oxidoreductase translates to MDLELHDQLAVVVGGASGIGRAIAEAFAAEGARVALLDIAPTVEATAREIAGQHHTATLGLVADATDFPALQRAARQVEEQLGPVDHLVYAAGMSCHRGGLPFWNQQPSDWPRMLEVNLLGAVNTTFAFVETFVARRQGTILFIGSVAGQIGSQTDPPYSAAKAGLINFSQCAAKDLAPYGVRVNTLNPGMVDTPLNRGVWAGQMKNLPPEERVDFETWGRQKLQRMVPLNRWQTPEDIANMAVFLASPRARNVTGQTVNVDGGFVMHW, encoded by the coding sequence ATGGACCTGGAACTGCATGACCAACTGGCCGTGGTCGTCGGTGGCGCCAGCGGAATCGGCCGGGCCATTGCCGAAGCCTTTGCCGCGGAAGGGGCGCGGGTCGCCCTGCTGGACATCGCGCCCACCGTGGAGGCGACCGCCCGAGAGATCGCCGGGCAACATCACACCGCCACCCTGGGGCTGGTGGCCGACGCCACCGACTTCCCTGCGCTGCAGCGGGCCGCCCGACAGGTGGAAGAACAACTGGGCCCCGTGGATCATCTGGTCTACGCGGCGGGGATGTCGTGCCACCGGGGCGGGCTCCCCTTCTGGAACCAGCAGCCCTCGGACTGGCCCCGCATGCTGGAGGTTAACCTGCTGGGCGCGGTGAACACCACCTTCGCCTTCGTGGAAACCTTCGTCGCCCGACGGCAGGGCACCATCCTCTTCATCGGCTCCGTGGCCGGCCAGATCGGCTCCCAGACCGACCCGCCCTACAGCGCCGCCAAGGCGGGCCTCATCAACTTCTCCCAGTGCGCGGCCAAGGATCTGGCCCCCTACGGCGTGCGGGTCAACACCTTGAACCCGGGCATGGTGGATACGCCCCTGAACCGGGGCGTCTGGGCCGGCCAGATGAAAAATCTGCCGCCGGAAGAGCGGGTCGACTTCGAAACCTGGGGGCGTCAGAAGCTCCAACGGATGGTGCCCCTCAACCGCTGGCAGACGCCCGAGGACATCGCCAACATGGCCGTCTTTCTGGCTTCGCCCCGCGCCCGCAACGTGACCGGCCAGACGGTGAATGTGGATGGTGGGTTTGTGATGCATTGGTAG
- a CDS encoding ribonuclease activity regulator RraA, translating to MPRPSEKFDIILPRPDNVQLPISGPPFQRPDPELIRQLYEVSSATASAILHRMGIRQNYIQGPVPRMPGAKVVGPAVTLQFMPQREDIASGAGQEQTEKVSALWSVFDTVEPGDVLVIQAWGDMYTGCMGDMLTTYFKGRGGAGVVVDGCVRDWPKIQTLGVPMWTRGVTPHYASQSTLFPWAYNVPIACSRVLVLPGDIIIADDDGAVLVPAKMAPMVLEHTKAHEEWEVFSRMKLLEGGALRKYYPLSEEGWAEYEEWRKAKGD from the coding sequence ATGCCCAGACCCAGTGAAAAATTCGACATCATCCTCCCCCGTCCCGACAACGTCCAGCTTCCCATCAGCGGCCCGCCCTTCCAGCGGCCCGATCCGGAGCTCATCCGCCAGCTCTACGAGGTGAGCAGCGCCACCGCCAGCGCCATCCTCCACCGCATGGGGATCCGCCAGAACTACATCCAGGGGCCCGTCCCCCGCATGCCCGGCGCCAAGGTGGTGGGGCCGGCCGTGACCCTCCAGTTCATGCCCCAGCGGGAGGACATTGCCTCCGGCGCCGGCCAGGAGCAGACGGAGAAGGTGAGCGCCCTCTGGTCGGTCTTCGACACGGTGGAGCCGGGCGACGTGCTGGTGATCCAGGCCTGGGGCGATATGTACACCGGCTGCATGGGCGACATGCTGACCACCTACTTCAAGGGCCGGGGCGGCGCCGGCGTGGTGGTGGACGGCTGCGTGCGGGATTGGCCCAAGATCCAGACCCTGGGCGTGCCCATGTGGACCCGGGGCGTCACCCCCCACTACGCCTCCCAGAGCACCCTCTTCCCCTGGGCCTACAACGTGCCCATCGCCTGCAGCCGGGTGCTGGTCCTACCCGGCGACATCATCATCGCCGATGACGACGGCGCGGTGCTGGTGCCGGCCAAGATGGCTCCCATGGTGCTGGAACACACCAAAGCCCACGAGGAATGGGAAGTCTTCAGCCGCATGAAGCTCCTGGAGGGCGGCGCGCTGCGCAAATATTACCCCCTCAGCGAGGAAGGCTGGGCGGAGTATGAGGAGTGGCGCAAGGCTAAGGGTGATTGA
- a CDS encoding mandelate racemase/muconate lactonizing enzyme family protein, with translation MKITHLETLCLSRLHEPERQWITARYRTIKADCAIVVIHTDEGLTGIGEASAYGWPLLIQEWVDWLAPSLVGRDPRDPAIVPHPNGLSRPYDAAVGGIDCALWDLRGQIEGKRVSELLADQPLERVRLYASSGCRYDWRHNPEQLIEEALGYIDQGFTAMKFRIGTEWRWDGVTVDRFLGLVRELAQAVNGRMELMLDGNCRLTEEQALPIAQELDRLGFTWFEEPIPREEIDGYARLCAAVDMPITGGETFTTLEQFRPYLERRAYDIVQPDAGLCGLTECMRIAEAAQRYGVELCPHSWHNGLMAMAHAHLLAALPNPRMLELCMIQGPLQWAILAEPPRLEQGHLWLPERPGLGVELAENLTQRFPYIEGHYAITVER, from the coding sequence GTGAAGATCACCCACCTGGAGACCCTTTGCCTCTCCCGCCTCCACGAGCCCGAGCGCCAGTGGATCACCGCCCGCTATCGAACCATCAAGGCGGACTGCGCCATCGTGGTCATCCACACCGACGAAGGCCTGACCGGCATCGGCGAGGCCAGCGCCTATGGCTGGCCCCTGTTGATTCAGGAGTGGGTGGACTGGCTGGCGCCATCCCTGGTGGGTCGGGATCCCCGAGATCCGGCCATCGTGCCCCATCCCAACGGCCTGAGCCGCCCGTACGACGCCGCCGTGGGGGGCATCGACTGCGCCCTGTGGGACCTGCGGGGCCAGATTGAAGGGAAACGGGTGAGCGAGCTGCTGGCCGACCAGCCCCTGGAGCGGGTGCGCCTGTACGCATCCAGCGGCTGCCGCTACGACTGGCGCCACAACCCGGAACAGCTCATTGAGGAGGCCCTGGGCTACATCGACCAGGGCTTCACTGCCATGAAATTTCGCATCGGCACCGAATGGCGCTGGGACGGGGTGACGGTGGACCGCTTCCTGGGGCTGGTGCGGGAGCTGGCCCAGGCGGTGAATGGGCGCATGGAGCTGATGCTGGACGGCAACTGTCGTCTGACCGAGGAACAGGCCCTGCCCATTGCCCAAGAGCTGGATCGCCTGGGGTTTACCTGGTTTGAGGAGCCCATCCCCCGGGAGGAGATCGACGGCTACGCCCGCCTCTGTGCCGCGGTGGACATGCCCATCACCGGCGGCGAAACTTTCACCACCCTGGAGCAGTTCCGCCCCTACCTGGAGCGGCGGGCCTATGACATCGTCCAGCCGGACGCCGGCCTCTGTGGCCTCACCGAGTGCATGCGCATTGCCGAGGCAGCCCAGCGCTATGGCGTGGAGCTCTGCCCCCACAGCTGGCACAACGGCCTGATGGCCATGGCCCATGCCCACCTGCTGGCCGCGCTCCCCAACCCGCGTATGCTGGAGCTCTGCATGATCCAGGGGCCGCTCCAGTGGGCCATCCTGGCCGAGCCACCCCGCCTGGAGCAGGGGCACCTCTGGCTGCCCGAGCGGCCCGGCCTGGGTGTGGAGCTGGCTGAAAACCTGACGCAACGCTTTCCCTATATCGAAGGACATTACGCCATCACGGTCGAACGATGA
- the mazF gene encoding endoribonuclease MazF, with protein sequence MVVSAYVPERGHVVWLSFTPQAGHEQAGRRPAVVLSPQAYNQRVGLALFCPITRQRKGYPFEVDLPGDLPIAGVILADQLRSLDWRARQAEYIGTLPSETLAEVLLKIQALLAVG encoded by the coding sequence CTGGTAGTGTCTGCCTACGTTCCCGAGCGAGGCCACGTGGTCTGGTTATCCTTTACGCCCCAGGCAGGACATGAACAGGCTGGGAGACGCCCGGCCGTCGTTTTATCGCCGCAAGCCTACAACCAACGGGTCGGCCTGGCGCTCTTTTGTCCCATTACGCGCCAGCGTAAAGGATATCCCTTCGAAGTCGACCTTCCGGGTGACCTCCCCATTGCCGGCGTGATCCTGGCCGATCAGCTCCGCAGCCTGGACTGGCGAGCCAGGCAGGCCGAATACATTGGCACCCTCCCTTCAGAAACGCTGGCGGAAGTCCTCTTGAAAATCCAGGCGCTGCTCGCAGTTGGCTGA
- a CDS encoding ATP-dependent helicase, whose amino-acid sequence MPKFLSSMPLTEQQQAIVAHDGGPALVFAVAGAGKTTALVHRIARLVEEGIFPAEQILATSFNRDANQKIRAALNRWPSCADVQVCTLHALGRFIIRLAHQRQRLPYLQENVFRRPVDGARLQILYAALAEARRRKVPYAAELIALDQEDFLNYVGACKGNLAYPDLRRLDLPRQARRVARQAPAPSGLPWYRDLYALYEEMRLAQGVLTFDDLLATGWEVLVRWPDILEELQRRFQCVLVDEFQDLNLAQAEMLDLLTAPHRNYMAIGDDDQTIYEWRGASPQHFREFQRRYRATVYFMTENFRSRAVHVALANQIILHNRQRQPKQMQLTQGFGGQITLLGHADEAAMAQAVVHQIQAAQEQGYPLEEMAILVRIYAQTPALEQALIAAQIPYVIWGNPPFYRRPEVETLLNYGRLARYDARRRAGHGLTREELEEMERLWFHVYNRPLRYLSQAMGQAVMKLARTQALGLVEAIQAVAAGAPPRVAQPLTELAGLLAELREALSLPKAQQPPAAALLQRLEARLSYMNYLRHHSGHAGSGGDRAANVAALLAYARGQGSLEQFLQHLDRLAQLSTRRDRAGRGHGSSQGLTITTIFRAKGLEWSVVFVPHCNQGIIPLNQAPNLEEERRLLYVAVTRARRHLYLHWLEGQPISQFLMEAQAPAVVEVVEVLQRALKQPPEAWSLDDYLALAVNAPQLHLSSYFQRWWRADAGTKQRIAAAVLGFLDAVQERGLLDALPIKPEQVALWRELAGPAAAVKPLALPGLDAWLATLRPPAPRRRRWPWQRRA is encoded by the coding sequence ATGCCCAAGTTCCTGTCCTCCATGCCGTTGACCGAACAGCAGCAGGCCATCGTCGCGCACGACGGCGGGCCGGCCCTGGTCTTTGCCGTGGCCGGCGCGGGCAAGACCACAGCCCTGGTACACCGCATCGCCCGCCTGGTGGAGGAGGGCATCTTCCCAGCGGAGCAGATCCTGGCCACTTCCTTCAACCGGGACGCCAACCAGAAGATCCGGGCTGCCCTGAACCGGTGGCCCTCCTGCGCCGACGTCCAGGTCTGCACCCTGCACGCCCTGGGGCGGTTCATCATCCGCTTGGCTCACCAGCGGCAACGGCTGCCCTACCTGCAGGAGAACGTGTTCCGGCGGCCGGTGGATGGCGCCCGCCTCCAGATCCTCTACGCCGCCCTGGCCGAAGCCCGACGACGCAAGGTCCCCTACGCGGCCGAACTGATCGCGCTGGACCAGGAGGACTTCCTCAACTACGTGGGCGCGTGCAAGGGCAACCTGGCCTACCCGGACCTGCGGCGGCTCGACCTGCCCCGGCAGGCCCGCCGTGTGGCGCGCCAGGCCCCGGCGCCCTCCGGCCTGCCCTGGTACCGGGACCTCTACGCCCTCTACGAAGAGATGCGCCTGGCCCAGGGCGTGCTCACCTTTGACGACCTCCTGGCCACCGGCTGGGAGGTGCTGGTCCGCTGGCCGGACATCCTGGAAGAGCTGCAACGGCGCTTCCAGTGTGTGCTGGTGGACGAATTCCAGGACCTCAACCTGGCCCAGGCTGAAATGCTGGACCTCCTCACCGCGCCCCACCGCAACTACATGGCCATCGGCGACGACGACCAGACCATCTACGAGTGGCGGGGAGCCAGCCCCCAGCACTTCCGGGAGTTCCAGCGCCGCTATCGGGCCACGGTCTATTTCATGACCGAAAACTTCCGCAGCCGGGCCGTCCATGTGGCCCTGGCCAATCAGATCATCCTCCACAACCGCCAGCGCCAACCCAAGCAGATGCAGCTGACCCAGGGTTTTGGCGGACAGATAACCCTGCTGGGCCATGCGGACGAGGCGGCCATGGCCCAGGCCGTGGTTCACCAGATCCAGGCCGCCCAGGAACAGGGCTATCCCCTGGAGGAAATGGCCATCCTGGTCCGAATCTACGCCCAGACGCCGGCCCTGGAACAGGCCCTCATCGCCGCCCAGATTCCCTACGTCATCTGGGGCAATCCGCCCTTTTACCGCCGCCCAGAGGTGGAAACCCTGCTCAACTACGGTCGGCTGGCCCGCTACGACGCTCGCCGCCGGGCCGGACATGGGCTGACCCGGGAAGAGCTGGAAGAGATGGAACGCCTCTGGTTCCACGTCTACAACCGTCCCCTGCGCTACCTGTCCCAGGCCATGGGACAGGCGGTGATGAAGCTGGCGCGGACCCAGGCCCTGGGCCTGGTGGAGGCGATCCAGGCTGTGGCAGCCGGCGCCCCGCCCCGGGTCGCGCAGCCTCTGACAGAGCTGGCCGGGCTGTTGGCCGAGTTGCGGGAGGCCCTGAGCCTGCCCAAAGCGCAGCAGCCACCGGCGGCGGCCTTGCTCCAGCGCCTGGAAGCCCGGCTGAGCTACATGAACTACCTGCGACACCACAGCGGCCACGCTGGCTCTGGCGGTGACCGGGCCGCCAATGTGGCCGCGCTCCTGGCCTATGCCCGGGGGCAAGGATCCCTGGAACAATTCCTCCAGCATCTGGACCGGCTGGCCCAGCTCTCCACCCGGCGGGACCGCGCCGGCCGCGGCCATGGTTCGTCCCAGGGGCTGACCATCACCACCATCTTCAGGGCCAAAGGGCTGGAGTGGTCTGTGGTCTTCGTGCCCCACTGCAACCAGGGGATCATCCCCTTGAACCAGGCGCCCAACCTGGAAGAAGAACGGCGCCTGCTCTACGTGGCCGTCACCCGGGCCCGCCGTCACCTCTACCTCCACTGGCTGGAGGGCCAGCCCATCTCCCAGTTTTTGATGGAGGCCCAGGCGCCTGCTGTGGTGGAGGTGGTGGAGGTGCTACAACGGGCCCTGAAACAACCGCCGGAGGCGTGGAGTCTGGACGACTATCTGGCCCTGGCCGTCAACGCCCCCCAACTGCACCTGAGCTCCTACTTCCAGCGCTGGTGGCGGGCCGACGCCGGGACGAAACAGCGCATCGCGGCCGCGGTGCTGGGCTTTCTGGACGCCGTCCAGGAGCGGGGACTTCTGGACGCGCTGCCGATAAAGCCCGAACAGGTGGCCCTCTGGCGCGAGCTGGCCGGGCCCGCCGCTGCTGTGAAGCCCCTGGCCCTGCCCGGCCTGGATGCATGGCTGGCCACCCTGCGGCCACCGGCCCCGCGTCGGCGGCGGTGGCCCTGGCAACGCCGCGCGTAA
- a CDS encoding carboxypeptidase-like regulatory domain-containing protein encodes MVQGGIMLVGTVSDERYVAIPDVSVELEQNGVSVARVRSSARGGIYAEVPPGRYRVTLARDGYGAKSVEVDVAEGHPHAFRLLSDGLLGYMWPKWVRSGERSEFRVHSVKPYHLSLWRYGLEKELVRPIGWFDEHGPRATMQITPDGDYTQTGVQWNRQGYGSPHHTQFVAGPERSGLYYLHAETEDGDFFSFPWIVAPARPRAPIAVLASTNTWNAYNNFGGRSNYINATGLPPQPTVNARLDLVRYQQAGTYNEWQFEDERYQPLSFERPEPFNHVPRETRATDPIRGRQECHLAPAEWRLLAWLEREGFAYDLYSEYQLHVGDLDLDAYQIVILSVHPEYWSRAMYQRLKDWVYNRGGRLMYLGGNGLNCEIEILDDRTMKFNTQVPEATGPDGRARYESRFHRRVESEANLLGVVFTEAGIMTAAPYQVVNGDHWIFAGTGLQNGDTFGEASLHERIPGGASGHETDKMSPSSPANTVLLAKGLNPEDGGAHMVYYETQSGGAVFSVGSITYPACLLVDTQVSRITANVITRFLT; translated from the coding sequence ATGGTTCAAGGGGGCATCATGCTGGTGGGCACGGTCAGCGATGAACGGTATGTGGCAATTCCCGACGTATCGGTGGAGTTGGAGCAGAACGGCGTCAGCGTCGCCCGGGTGCGCTCCTCTGCCCGGGGCGGCATCTACGCGGAGGTCCCGCCCGGCCGCTACCGGGTCACCCTGGCCCGGGACGGCTACGGCGCCAAGAGCGTGGAGGTGGATGTGGCGGAGGGGCATCCCCACGCCTTTCGCCTGCTCTCCGATGGCCTGCTGGGCTATATGTGGCCCAAGTGGGTGCGCTCCGGCGAGCGGTCCGAATTCCGGGTGCACTCGGTGAAGCCCTACCATCTGAGCCTGTGGCGATACGGCCTGGAGAAGGAGCTGGTGCGGCCCATCGGCTGGTTCGACGAGCATGGGCCCCGGGCTACCATGCAGATCACGCCCGACGGCGACTATACCCAGACGGGCGTCCAGTGGAACCGCCAGGGCTACGGCAGCCCCCACCACACCCAGTTCGTGGCCGGGCCAGAACGGTCGGGCCTCTACTACCTCCACGCGGAAACCGAGGACGGCGACTTCTTCTCCTTCCCGTGGATCGTGGCGCCGGCCCGGCCCAGGGCACCCATTGCGGTGCTGGCTTCCACCAACACCTGGAACGCCTACAACAATTTTGGCGGCCGCAGCAACTACATCAATGCCACCGGCCTGCCGCCCCAGCCCACAGTCAACGCCCGGCTGGATCTGGTGCGCTATCAACAGGCCGGCACCTACAACGAGTGGCAGTTCGAGGACGAGCGCTACCAGCCCCTCTCCTTCGAGCGCCCGGAACCCTTCAACCACGTCCCCCGGGAGACCCGCGCCACCGACCCCATCCGGGGCCGCCAGGAGTGTCATCTGGCGCCGGCCGAGTGGCGGCTGTTGGCCTGGCTGGAGCGGGAAGGCTTCGCCTACGACCTCTACTCCGAGTACCAGCTCCACGTGGGCGACCTGGATTTGGACGCCTACCAGATCGTCATCCTCAGCGTCCACCCGGAGTACTGGTCCCGCGCCATGTACCAGCGGCTCAAAGATTGGGTGTACAACCGGGGCGGCAGGCTCATGTACCTGGGCGGCAATGGCCTCAATTGCGAGATCGAGATTCTGGACGACCGCACCATGAAGTTCAACACCCAGGTGCCCGAGGCCACCGGGCCGGACGGCCGGGCCCGGTACGAAAGTCGTTTCCACCGCCGGGTGGAGTCGGAGGCCAACCTGCTGGGCGTGGTCTTCACCGAAGCGGGCATCATGACCGCCGCGCCGTACCAGGTGGTCAACGGGGACCACTGGATCTTCGCCGGCACCGGCCTGCAGAACGGCGATACCTTCGGCGAAGCCAGCCTCCACGAGCGCATCCCCGGCGGCGCGTCCGGCCACGAGACGGACAAGATGAGCCCCTCCTCGCCGGCCAACACCGTCCTCCTGGCCAAGGGGCTCAACCCAGAGGATGGCGGCGCCCACATGGTCTACTACGAGACCCAGAGCGGCGGAGCCGTCTTCTCGGTGGGCTCCATCACCTACCCGGCCTGTCTGTTGGTGGATACCCAGGTCTCCCGCATCACGGCCAACGTCATCACCCGCTTCCTGACGTAG